The following are encoded together in the Bacillota bacterium genome:
- a CDS encoding RNA-binding protein, producing the protein MEFSPGRLARSRAGRDRGKVYVVVGTISDRYVMVADGDTRKMSNPKKKNIYHLVPMDYVAYNIRDKLLRSEVPTDEEVRCAVRMYTREYGKEEQ; encoded by the coding sequence ATGGAATTTTCGCCGGGAAGACTAGCCCGGTCTCGCGCAGGGAGAGATCGGGGAAAGGTCTATGTGGTGGTCGGGACTATCAGCGACAGGTATGTCATGGTGGCCGATGGAGATACCCGTAAGATGTCAAATCCTAAGAAGAAGAATATATATCATCTTGTTCCAATGGATTATGTAGCTTACAATATACGAGATAAGCTATTAAGGTCCGAGGTGCCTACAGATGAGGAGGTCCGATGTGCGGTGAGGATGTATACTCGTGAATATGGTAAGGAGGAGCAGTAG
- a CDS encoding adenylate kinase, with protein sequence MRMVLLGPPGVGKGTQAEKLAQYYDVPHISSGDMFRTALAKGTPLGLEAKKYMEAGRLVPDEVTIGLVKERLEAQDTHAGFILDGFPRTLPQAEALDKLLKELSMPLDYVVSIEAKQEVVVERLVARRTCKKCGAVYHLVFNPPATPGRCDKCGGELYQRSDDTETTVRRRLEVYYAETEPLIGYYRQQGLLISVNGEQDIDDVFAEIRKSIKAS encoded by the coding sequence ATGAGGATGGTTCTTCTGGGCCCCCCGGGAGTAGGCAAGGGTACCCAGGCGGAGAAACTTGCGCAATATTATGATGTACCTCATATATCAAGCGGTGATATGTTTAGGACGGCTCTTGCCAAGGGTACCCCCCTGGGTCTAGAGGCAAAGAAGTATATGGAAGCCGGGAGGCTCGTGCCAGATGAGGTAACCATAGGGCTGGTCAAGGAGAGGCTCGAGGCTCAAGATACGCATGCAGGGTTCATCCTGGATGGTTTCCCTCGCACTCTTCCCCAAGCGGAGGCCCTCGATAAGCTCCTGAAGGAGCTCTCGATGCCCCTCGACTACGTGGTGAGCATCGAGGCCAAGCAGGAAGTAGTTGTGGAAAGGCTGGTGGCGCGGAGGACCTGCAAGAAGTGCGGGGCTGTGTATCATCTGGTGTTCAATCCACCTGCAACACCTGGAAGATGTGACAAATGCGGCGGAGAACTCTATCAGAGGTCAGATGATACCGAAACTACTGTAAGACGTCGACTTGAAGTCTATTATGCTGAAACGGAGCCCCTCATCGGATATTATCGGCAGCAGGGTTTGCTAATCTCGGTGAATGGGGAGCAGGACATTGATGATGTTTTCGCGGAGATCAGGAAGAGTATCAAGGCGTCATAA
- the map gene encoding type I methionyl aminopeptidase — protein MVTLKSQEELEIMRLAGRVVALTLGLLQQEVRPGVTTGYLDKIAEDFIRSHGAVPSFKGLYGFPASICASVNEEVVHGIPGPRRLMEGDIISIDVGAMVGGFHGDGAATFAVGDVSPEARTLIDVTSESLYRGISQARVGNTVHDISRAIQEYVEAHGFSVVRSYAGHGIGRRMHEEPQIPNFVAPGEEVRLMPGMTLAIEPMVNAGTWEVRVKPDRWTVVTADSSLSGHFEHTVAVTSDGPEILTRS, from the coding sequence ATGGTAACTCTGAAATCCCAGGAAGAACTAGAGATAATGCGTCTTGCCGGGAGAGTGGTGGCCCTCACGCTTGGACTGCTTCAGCAGGAAGTGCGTCCTGGGGTGACTACGGGATATCTGGACAAAATCGCTGAAGATTTCATACGGAGCCATGGCGCGGTGCCATCTTTCAAGGGGCTTTATGGTTTTCCTGCAAGTATCTGCGCCTCCGTGAATGAAGAGGTTGTGCATGGCATTCCCGGGCCACGCAGGCTCATGGAAGGCGACATCATAAGCATAGATGTGGGAGCCATGGTCGGTGGATTTCATGGGGATGGTGCCGCCACATTCGCAGTGGGTGATGTTTCGCCGGAAGCCCGGACTCTGATAGATGTTACTAGTGAATCTCTTTACCGGGGCATCTCACAGGCGCGGGTTGGTAACACTGTGCACGACATCTCGAGGGCGATCCAGGAATACGTGGAGGCTCATGGTTTTTCCGTCGTGCGATCCTATGCCGGTCATGGGATAGGCCGCAGGATGCATGAAGAACCGCAGATCCCAAATTTCGTGGCCCCAGGGGAAGAGGTAAGACTCATGCCAGGGATGACATTGGCCATTGAGCCTATGGTCAATGCAGGCACCTGGGAGGTACGCGTGAAGCCAGACCGATGGACGGTAGTGACGGCGGATTCGTCGCTGTCAGGGCACTTTGAGCATACAGTAGCCGTAACATCTGATGGTCCGGAGATCCTGACACGGTCCTGA
- the secY gene encoding preprotein translocase subunit SecY, whose protein sequence is MLQSLINAFRVGDLRRKLVYTALLLAVFRIGCYIPVPGVNAAKLVDQFGEGGLFSLLDMFAGGALKNFTVFAMGVNPYITSSIIIQLLTVVVPALEQLAKEGIEGRKKIAQYTRYGTLVLGIIQALGITMAIKGAVEVPGVLAIVLIVTTLTAGTCFLMWLGEKITEHGIGNGISLIIFTGIVARYPANIHVTALTIGQGGINPLNVVLFLLLAVASVIGVIWIQEGQRRIPVQYAKRVVGRRMYGGQSTHLPLRVNQAGVMPVIFASSVLAFPMTIAQFVPKLEFLRTWQQDHVLYMTIYAILVVLFTYFYTAVTFNVNEVASNMKKYGGFVPGIRPGKPTADYLERVLSRITLVGAIFLAAIALLPTFMSSITKVSSIYFGGTALLIVVGVALDTMKQIEAQLLMRQYEGFIK, encoded by the coding sequence GTGCTACAATCCTTGATAAATGCATTCAGGGTGGGGGACCTCAGGCGTAAACTGGTGTATACAGCGCTTCTCCTGGCAGTATTTAGGATCGGGTGCTATATACCTGTTCCTGGGGTAAATGCAGCCAAGCTTGTAGACCAATTTGGAGAGGGCGGACTTTTTAGCCTTCTTGATATGTTCGCAGGGGGAGCGCTCAAGAATTTCACGGTCTTTGCAATGGGCGTGAACCCCTATATCACTTCGTCCATCATAATCCAGTTGTTGACCGTAGTTGTGCCGGCTCTTGAGCAGCTGGCAAAGGAAGGCATCGAGGGCAGGAAGAAGATCGCGCAGTATACCAGGTATGGCACGTTGGTGCTTGGAATCATCCAGGCTCTAGGGATCACCATGGCCATCAAAGGCGCCGTGGAGGTTCCTGGGGTGCTTGCCATTGTCCTTATTGTCACTACTCTAACCGCGGGAACTTGTTTCCTTATGTGGCTTGGTGAGAAAATTACTGAGCATGGCATAGGCAATGGAATCTCCCTTATAATCTTTACAGGTATTGTGGCAAGATATCCGGCCAATATCCATGTGACAGCCCTGACCATAGGGCAGGGGGGAATAAACCCATTGAATGTAGTCTTGTTCTTGCTGTTGGCAGTGGCTTCTGTCATAGGGGTCATTTGGATCCAGGAAGGGCAGAGGAGAATACCGGTGCAGTATGCCAAGAGAGTTGTAGGACGTAGGATGTATGGCGGGCAAAGCACGCATCTGCCACTCCGAGTGAACCAGGCAGGCGTGATGCCGGTGATCTTTGCGTCGTCGGTTCTTGCATTCCCTATGACCATAGCTCAGTTCGTGCCGAAGCTTGAGTTTTTGAGGACTTGGCAGCAGGATCATGTACTCTATATGACAATCTACGCCATCCTGGTGGTGTTGTTTACCTACTTCTATACGGCCGTCACTTTCAATGTGAATGAAGTGGCCAGTAACATGAAGAAGTATGGTGGGTTCGTTCCCGGTATCAGGCCGGGTAAGCCGACGGCAGACTATCTGGAGAGGGTGCTTTCGAGGATTACGCTTGTTGGGGCCATATTCCTGGCGGCGATTGCTCTTCTGCCGACCTTTATGTCGTCCATTACAAAGGTAAGCAGCATTTATTTCGGTGGCACAGCCTTGCTTATCGTCGTAGGAGTCGCCTTGGACACGATGAAACAGATTGAAGCTCAGCTGCTGATGCGGCAGTACGAGGGATTCATCAAATAG
- the rpsK gene encoding 30S ribosomal protein S11: protein MPKRATKAKRRERKHVESGVAHIRSTFNNTIVSITDPQGNIVAWSSAGAQGFKGSRKGTPFAAQMAAEAAAKAAMELGMRQIEVMVKGPGSGREAAIRSLQAAGLEVNMIKDVTPVPHNGCRPPKRRRV, encoded by the coding sequence GTGCCCAAAAGAGCCACCAAAGCCAAAAGGCGTGAGAGGAAGCATGTAGAGAGCGGTGTAGCCCACATCCGTTCCACGTTTAATAACACGATCGTATCGATAACTGATCCCCAGGGCAATATTGTTGCCTGGTCAAGCGCTGGGGCGCAGGGGTTTAAAGGATCCCGAAAGGGAACTCCTTTTGCTGCGCAAATGGCGGCTGAGGCCGCAGCGAAAGCTGCCATGGAGTTGGGTATGAGACAGATCGAGGTAATGGTCAAAGGGCCGGGATCCGGCCGGGAGGCGGCGATCCGTTCTCTTCAGGCCGCGGGTCTCGAAGTGAACATGATCAAGGACGTGACACCGGTTCCCCACAATGGGTGCCGGCCACCAAAGCGTCGGAGAGTTTGA
- the rpmJ gene encoding 50S ribosomal protein L36 produces MKVRPSVKKICEKCKIIRRKGKVRVICENPKHKQVQG; encoded by the coding sequence ATGAAAGTTAGGCCGTCAGTCAAGAAGATTTGTGAGAAATGCAAGATTATAAGACGTAAAGGGAAGGTCAGAGTGATATGCGAGAATCCCAAGCACAAGCAGGTGCAAGGATAG
- the rpsM gene encoding 30S ribosomal protein S13, whose amino-acid sequence MARIAGVDLPRDKRVEVGLTYIYGIGLTASRKILAQVGVSPDTRVRDLTEEEVTRLREVIDRDYKVEGDLRAEESANIKRLIDIGTYRGLRHRRGLPVRGQRTRTNARTRKGPRKTVGVRRAK is encoded by the coding sequence GTGGCAAGGATTGCAGGTGTTGATCTCCCCAGGGATAAAAGGGTAGAGGTGGGGCTCACGTATATCTATGGGATCGGCCTTACTGCGTCAAGGAAAATCTTGGCCCAGGTGGGTGTGAGTCCTGATACCAGGGTGCGTGATCTGACTGAAGAGGAAGTTACGAGGCTCAGAGAGGTCATTGATAGGGATTATAAAGTAGAGGGCGATCTCCGGGCCGAGGAATCCGCTAATATCAAGCGGTTGATCGACATTGGCACATACAGGGGCCTTCGGCATAGACGCGGGCTTCCGGTCAGGGGACAAAGGACCAGGACCAATGCCCGGACTAGAAAGGGCCCCAGGAAGACTGTTGGAGTAAGAAGGGCAAAATAA
- the rpsD gene encoding 30S ribosomal protein S4 codes for MARYSGPACRLCRREGVKLYLKGERCYTEKCAIDRRGYAPGEHGQVRKKTSEYSLQLREKQKLRRIYGILERQFARYFGLASKKKGITGEALLQLLERRLDNVVYRLGFASSRREARQMVRHGHITVNGKKVSIPSYSTMPNDVISIREGSRDLPLFKQLAETLKGRSVPAWLELMPEQLSGRVVSIPTREEIDVPVQEHMIVELYSR; via the coding sequence ATGGCACGATATTCAGGACCTGCCTGTAGGCTGTGCCGTCGGGAAGGCGTGAAGCTTTACCTCAAGGGCGAACGCTGCTACACCGAGAAATGCGCCATTGATCGGAGAGGCTATGCGCCGGGGGAGCATGGACAGGTCAGGAAGAAGACTTCGGAATATAGCTTGCAGTTACGCGAAAAGCAGAAACTGCGCCGGATCTACGGCATTTTGGAACGGCAATTTGCGAGATATTTTGGACTCGCTTCCAAGAAGAAGGGAATCACAGGCGAGGCCTTGCTCCAACTGCTGGAGCGGCGACTAGATAATGTTGTATATCGCCTTGGATTTGCTTCTTCCAGGCGCGAGGCGAGGCAAATGGTCCGGCATGGACATATTACTGTGAATGGCAAGAAGGTGAGCATTCCTTCTTACTCAACCATGCCAAACGATGTAATCTCCATACGTGAAGGAAGTCGGGATCTCCCTTTGTTCAAGCAGCTCGCTGAGACCCTTAAGGGACGAAGTGTTCCTGCTTGGCTGGAGCTTATGCCGGAACAGCTATCCGGACGTGTTGTCAGTATTCCGACTCGGGAAGAGATCGATGTGCCGGTCCAGGAGCACATGATCGTCGAGTTGTATTCTAGATAA
- the infA gene encoding translation initiation factor IF-1, which translates to MTKQDVIEVEGTVIEALPNAMFRVELENGHRVLAHISGKMRVNFIRILPGDRVNVELSPYDLTRGRITYRFK; encoded by the coding sequence ATGACAAAGCAAGATGTCATCGAGGTTGAAGGCACTGTCATAGAGGCCCTGCCAAATGCCATGTTCCGTGTGGAGCTCGAGAATGGGCATAGGGTGCTTGCCCATATTTCCGGAAAGATGAGGGTCAATTTCATACGTATTCTGCCGGGTGACAGGGTCAATGTGGAATTGTCCCCCTATGATCTTACCAGGGGCAGGATAACGTATAGGTTCAAATAG